The DNA window GGTCTCTCTGATGCCGATCGCGATCACCTTCTCGATCGCTATTTGCTGCCTCGCCCGCGCGGGGTGCTGGCGGCGGCGGTCGCCGACTGCGCTTCCGGCGGCATGGATATTTCCGACGGTCTCGTCGGCGATCTCGCCAAGATGGCGGCGGCTTCTGGGGTTGCCATCGATATCGACGCCGACCGCGTGCCGATGTCCGATGCTGCGCGGGCGGCGGTGGCATCCGATCCGCGTCTGCTCGCCGTGGCGCTGACCGGTGGCGACGACTATGAACTGGCGCTATCCATTCCCGAGACGAAGGTCGGCGCCTTTCTTGCCGCCGCGGAGGCGGCCGGTGTTGGCGCCACGCCGATCGGCCAAACGCGAGTCGGCGAGGGGATTTCGGTTCGCGGCGACCATCCGGCGCTCGCCGATCTCGGCTCGGGCTCTTACCGGCATTTCTGAAGGCCTCGGCCTGAAAGTTGCAGCGTTCAGATAAAGCTGACGCCGAGGCAGGAGTTCGGCTTGCGTCGTCGGAGGTGAGCCGGTAGACCTCGACGGGCCCCGTTTATGGGTGATCGTCGATTATTTTTGCCGCGCTGTTTCTCTAACTTTTGTATTTTCCGGAGGGCCGATGTTCCGCAAACTCTACGACTGGACCATGTCGCTGGCCGGCAGTCCCAAGGCCGGCATATGGCTTGCCGCCGTGTCTTTCGCGGAAAGCTCGTTCTTTCCCATTCCACCCGACGTCATGCTGGTGCCGATGGTACTGGCTCGCCGCGACAAGGCTTTCACCTATGCGCTGATCTGCACCATCGCATCGGTATGCGGCGCCGTCCTTGGTTATTCCATCGGCCTGTTCCTGTTCGACAGCGTCGGTGCCTGGCTGATCCGGGTCTATGGCTACGGCCAGAGTTTCGACGATTTCCGAGCCGCCTACGCCCACTACGGCGCGTGGATTATTCTGATCAAGGGGCTGACACCCATCCCCTTCAAGCTGGTCACCATTGCCTCGGGCTTTGCCGCTTATAACTTCCCGCTGTTCGTCGGGCTCTGCGTCATCACGCGGGGTATTCGCTTTTTCCTCGTCGCCTTCTTGCTGCGCCTGTTTGGCGAGCCGGTGCGCGACTTCATCGAGCGGCGGCTCGACGTGGTGATGTGGGGCCTGCTGATCGTCATCATCAGCGGATTCGTTGCAGCCCGCTACGTCGTGTGACGGCGTGTTTAGCTCCTGCTCGGGCATTTGCTCGGCTTAACTAGCAGTGGTTTTGGCCCGAGCGGGGGACAACCCCGCCAAAATCGGCCGCTGCGGGCTTTCACGGCCTTGACGCCACCAATCGAGCCTTTATCGGTAATCCCGCCCTCGCATCTGTCCGCAGAACGGGATCGTCGTCGCTTGTCGGCGCCTTCT is part of the Pleomorphomonas sp. PLEO genome and encodes:
- a CDS encoding YqaA family protein, with protein sequence MFRKLYDWTMSLAGSPKAGIWLAAVSFAESSFFPIPPDVMLVPMVLARRDKAFTYALICTIASVCGAVLGYSIGLFLFDSVGAWLIRVYGYGQSFDDFRAAYAHYGAWIILIKGLTPIPFKLVTIASGFAAYNFPLFVGLCVITRGIRFFLVAFLLRLFGEPVRDFIERRLDVVMWGLLIVIISGFVAARYVV